CATTAATGCGGAAGTTTTTGAGATAGATGGAAGGAAAGACGTTTTGATAGAAAAGAATCAAGTGAGGGGAATTGAAGGGCATATGCTCATTAATATAAGTTTAAATGTACGCTTATTTGATATGTGGGATCAACATCATAAAAGAAAGAAAACGGCCTAACTGTTTTGTGTTTCAGAATACGAACGATTTTTAAATTTTACACTTATGGATTCTAAAAAATTAAGCGCAATATTTCTGTTTTTTTCAAGTGTTGTTTTTGCACAACAAGACAAAATACAATATATACACAAACATTTGGTTCGTGCAGATGCTTCTATTGTAGGCGGGTATTTGTTTAATGAAGGACTAAGCAATGTGCATATAAACGGAAGCGCAGAATATTATATGGATAATAAAATATCAATTCGAGGTTCAGCCAGTTATCTCTTGGGAAGTAGCGGTATCACAAATGATTCGATGGGTTTAAAAGATTTTCATTCAATCTATTTAGGAGCGGCCTATCACTTTACTACCAATGGTCACTTTGATCCATATGTGATTGTGCAACCGGGGGTGGCGTATACATCTTCTTTTCAAGTTCACAATTGGGTTCCGGTTCAATTGCAAGATGAGCAAATAAGTCATACATATTATCCAGGTGTAGTTAGTCCTTTAGCAACTGTTGGTGTTGGTTTTAACTATTATTTCCAGCGCTTTGCTCATTTATTTGTTGAAACAAGATACGTTTACGGAAGACACTTGTCTCAGGCTCCTAGTCCAATTTCTCTTGAAGAGTTGAGAATTACATTTGGGTTAGGTTTTAATTTATTTGTTGTAAAAGAAAAAAAGAAAAATACTTCATCTTAAAATAAAAACTCCGCTCTGATTGTCAGAGCGGAGTTTTTATTTTATTGAGTAATTTCCATTGGTTCACTTACTTTTTTAGCCGCAGCATCTCGTTCTTTTCTGTCGTCTATTTTATTCTGTTTACGATTCATTTCCCATTTGTATTCTTTGGTGGTAATGATTACTAATCCACCGGTGCAATCACCATACATGGCCGGTACACCACCTGTAATGATTTCCATTCCGCTAATTCCCATGCCCGGTACATCTGGTACTTCCATTGTTTTATTACCATCCACATAATAGCCTGTGCTTCCTCTGCGTGAACCTCTTACATAAATGTCTTTTCCGTCAGGCGTTTCCAATACTCCTGGCGTTACCATTACTATTAAGCCTATAATATCAGTTTTTCCAACAGCACTGTTTTCAATTTGATTGATGGAAAGTGGAGTTACGGTTACAAATTTAGAGTCAAAAGCAGGTTCTACGAAATTTGCTGTGATTACAACATATGGTAAATCTTTCGATGATAAACTCATGTTGATAGTCACATATCTGATTTGATTCGGATTGACACTTACTTTTTCCAGAAGAAAAGTATTGTAACTGCTTGCAAATGCTTTGATGCTATACTTCCCCGGAGTTAATTCTTTTACGGTAAATTCCCCATTGATGTCGGTTTGAGTCGAAGCAACAACGGTTGAATCTTGTAGGATAGCGACTTGAGTAAATGGTAAGGGCGCTTTCTTTTCATCTTCTATTGTTCCTTTAATAGTACCATTTGTTTGAGCAATGGCATTGATTGAACCCAACATTACAAACAGTATTGCAATTGTTTTTAATGTACTACTCATTACTTTATTTTTAAAGTGATTGAGTTCCTGATTTTTCGTTTTCATAAGTATGGAGTTTAAAAGGTTTATGTTGATTCGAGATTGCGCTTTTACTCGGTTTGCAAATAAGACGTTTACAAAAACACTTTTCCATAAATAAAAAATTAATCACATAAACATAGAATGAAAAAGGAGGATAGGAAAATGATTTTACTATAGTTCTGTAATGTTCAGTATCTCCAATTCGATATTTCTATCGATTCAGATTTGTACCCTTCTGCCATTTAATCAGAAAATCTGCCGTTTGCTCATTGCCACAAACTATTCCTAAAAAATGCAGTTTAATCTTATGGAATCGGATACTTCAATACGTCTAATTTTCAACCGGTCATTTATCGGTGCGATTCCGGAACTTTTAAAAACATCGGATTATGAGTTACGCTACTTCACATCAAAGCCATTTAACCGATAATGAATTGGTAAAACACTACAAAATGAGTAGTGATAAAATTTATGTTGGAGAATTATACAAACGCTATACACATTTGGTACTGGGAATGTGCATCAACTATTTTAAAGATAAAGATGTTGCAAAAGATGTGGTATTGCAGATTTTCGAAAAACTGTTTGAAGAATTAAAAAAGCGTGAAGTAGAAAATTTCAAAGCATGGCTAACATTCGTTGTTCGTAATCATTGTATTTCCGAATTGCGAAAAATGCAAACACAACTAAATCGAGATGTTGAATATCAATATCAGGTTAAAGTAAATGCAATTGAAGAAGATGAAGAGTTGGAAGCGGAGGAGGAACAAAAGCTGGAAGCATTGGAAAAAGCTTTGGAAAGTTTAAACCCTTTTCAAAAGAAATGCATTGAATTGTTTTATTTGAAAAATATGACGTATACACAAATTGTTGAAATGACTGGTTATTCAGTGAATGAAGTGAAAAGTTATATTCAAAACGGTAAGCGAAATTTAAAAATGATTATTACAAATACAAAATAACCATCCCCATGAACACAACTACTATGCACAACCATTGTTTATCATACGAGCAGCTTCAGTCGTATTCACTTAACACAAGTGAAAAAGCGGAACGCGCCCAATTGTATCAGCACATTTCAACATGCGAATTGTGCGCTTGTGCGGTTAACGGATTTACTGCTATTCCTTTTAGTTCAGATGAGGTTGACGCCATCCACCACCAGCTTGATCTAAA
This Bacteroidota bacterium DNA region includes the following protein-coding sequences:
- a CDS encoding carboxypeptidase regulatory-like domain-containing protein, producing MKTKNQELNHFKNKVMSSTLKTIAILFVMLGSINAIAQTNGTIKGTIEDEKKAPLPFTQVAILQDSTVVASTQTDINGEFTVKELTPGKYSIKAFASSYNTFLLEKVSVNPNQIRYVTINMSLSSKDLPYVVITANFVEPAFDSKFVTVTPLSINQIENSAVGKTDIIGLIVMVTPGVLETPDGKDIYVRGSRRGSTGYYVDGNKTMEVPDVPGMGISGMEIITGGVPAMYGDCTGGLVIITTKEYKWEMNRKQNKIDDRKERDAAAKKVSEPMEITQ
- a CDS encoding sigma-70 family RNA polymerase sigma factor; amino-acid sequence: MSYATSHQSHLTDNELVKHYKMSSDKIYVGELYKRYTHLVLGMCINYFKDKDVAKDVVLQIFEKLFEELKKREVENFKAWLTFVVRNHCISELRKMQTQLNRDVEYQYQVKVNAIEEDEELEAEEEQKLEALEKALESLNPFQKKCIELFYLKNMTYTQIVEMTGYSVNEVKSYIQNGKRNLKMIITNTK